In Quercus robur chromosome 10, dhQueRobu3.1, whole genome shotgun sequence, a genomic segment contains:
- the LOC126702065 gene encoding uncharacterized protein LOC126702065 isoform X1, whose protein sequence is MPGNEVGDRVHNFFGQENLSQAQHHSQAIHGNWPGLNNNLLAGNQRQIGASFISNLKNYNVQQSGESERGDGSQSSRVPHGFNLTQSNLRPEFGRNLSQNQQTTLNGYVQGHHMFQTRQNEANFLGVDTEPDRNNLTSRGISTLESHRGGPELSKKNSSRLEASESPVNFDFFGQQQMSGQQPGMLQSLPRQQPGINEMQLLQQQLMLTQMQELQRQQQLQQLEARQQSSINQVSSLPKQTAPNHSAALINGIPINEASNYPWPPELVAGHPNWLQRGASPVMQGSSTGHMLSPEQGQARHLMGSVPQQVDQSLYGVPVSGTRSTPNQNFHVQMDKPALQQVSAGGNSFSGHQYATFPGQVSMPDETLASRQDFQGKNMFGPAAGQGLNSGGQGLNSGLNLENSQQVNPQQRNASVQEFGGRQELAGSSETSQEKTLMQVAPSQSVSSLDPTEEKILFGSDDNLWDSFGKSTGGLNMLDGTDYFNGLPSLQSGSWSALMQSAVAETSSADIGLQEEWSGPTFGNSGPPAGTQQSLTLNDGSKQPVWADNNLQTASTMNSRPFPHPDDANRPTTSTNFFKVPGIQQSGPKNLHQQGDGLQNSSSHRTIPQFQEEGNRWLDRSPLQKHLAEGSHLFGNVVQSSGVEINPKSNSGSWTHQQSLSSYNSGGQPHNRPNGWNFTESLSPDSGALKHHDNEKSSQLTQASDHKGATHEEVGHGAVIWKTDSVPNSSVELEQAKSGGSLQVYREDSIPNSVTAAPNLSTSRANQERSQQLQNNHNRNFWKDVDSPGNSIGSEVLGKYQHHLDKSPQILESSGNNGLDKGAVEMHETENSRKRENSSDSFRSNVSHHTSSGGLRENVWLDASDSRTGGKQKVSIQANRKPGARRFQYHPMGDVDVDADPLYGPRGNANPQAMAQQVSQGLRAQEQVYIGQSRFAGHTDRNSMELEKGRLPGFQGDTKGLDEIPSKSMHPGYLPNSSAPFDKSVGNYSPNKRASSSQNMLELLHKVDQSNELGIRTHNSSSDQYMSSEMPEAETSDGSVGHLQQNPSSATQGFGLQLAPPSQRLPIPDRALSSQSSSQTVIGSAHVASGTGDKGNAWLSSAASVQSLPPSCESSQGEFRNNVSGSLGQPSNKASHYNVQGNFSSAFTSGSPFSRSHLQGQHMTVASGQVLSNQSVNISLDRIASQSKQRDESGERAQAVQSALASAPDVSTSTPQNNLTCSTEMSRPSSADQTHSRDPGQQIPALEAMPVSLPSVTPGMSQPGAFSKMQPNVWNSVSTQQRLLGVHPSKASTNFFRTHFQSDNNSGSLKLDSQDAQKRGNGPSGFGASSINSQAFAGKEQPMKGSPGQQVSAENIDPVEKASSVSQGKESAVKRVSDSSHSNAAATQREIADFGSTLNQNNVMNQNYSLLHQVQAMKGAEIDPSNRSVKRFKGPDGGVDVQQVAPKGGQQLSYGYNSMTRDASVDHSAGPSGDSKMLSFSAKPGESRDMNASSQDMLAFSQNNSHNLSSNNATAVRAEHSQISPQMAPSWFDQYGTFKNGQMLPTYDVRKKALEQPFIIGKPSDSLLAHNSAEQVNAAADASHPGNVQQSSTSTSMANDQFSSPHLLPPDVPDQSLVVVGPKKRKTATSELIPWHKELTEGPQRLQNISSTFYSTAELIWAQAANRLIEKVEDEAEVVEDGLQMLRLKRRLILTKQLMQQLLRPPPAAFLSADASSHYESVAYFVARSALGDACSATFCSGGDTLVPLDGRNLLSEKLRTSGRIDDRYFVKVVEDFIGKARKLENDLLRLENKASILDLRVECQDLEKFSVINRFAKFHGRGQVDGAETSASSDTATNAQKPQRYVTALPMPRNLPDRVQCLSL, encoded by the exons ATGCCTGGCAACGAAGTTGGAGACAGGGTCCACAATTTCTTTGGCCAAGAGAACTTGTCGCAGGCCCAGCATCATTCACAGGCTATTCATGGGAACTGGCCTGGGTTAAATAACAATCTGTTGGCCGGAAACCAAAGACAGATTGGTGCGTCTTTTATTTCCAATTTAAAGAATTACAATGTACAGCAATCAG GAGAGTCTGAGAGGGGAGATGGAAGTCAGTCTTCACGAGTGCCACATGGTTTCAACTTAACACAATCAAATCTGAGGCCTGAGTTTGGAAGAAATTTGTCTCAGAACCAACAGACAACTTTGAATGGCTATGTGCAAGGGCATCATATGTTCCAGACAAGGCAGAATGAAGCGAACTTTTTGGGAGTGGATACAGAACCTGATCGGAATAATTTGACATCAAGAGGCATATCTACTCTTGAGTCACATCGGGGGGGTCCTGAGCTTAGCAAGAAAAATTCATCAAGGCTGGAAGCTTCTGAATCTCCagttaattttgatttttttggccAACAGCAAATGAGTGGCCAGCAGCCTGGCATGCTGCAATCTTTGCCAAGGCAGCAGCCGGGGATCAATGAAATGCAGCTACTACAGCAACAATTAATGCTCACACAAATGCAAGAACTTCAGAGGCAGCAACAACTTCAGCAACTAGAGGCAAGGCAGCAGAGTTCTATAAATCAGGTTTCCTCTCTCCCAAAACAGACAGCTCCCAACCATTCAGCAGCCCTAATCAATGGTATTCCTATAAACGAGGCATCTAATTATCCATGGCCACCGGAGCTTGTGGCTGGTCACCCAAACTGGCTGCAGCGTGGTGCATCTCCAGTTATGCAAGGATCTTCTACTGGACATATGTTATCCCCTGAGCAAGGCCAGGCACGACATCTGATGGGATCTGTTCCTCAACAGGTTGATCAATCTCTTTATGGGGTTCCCGTTTCTGGCACAAGAAGCActccaaatcaaaattttcatgttcAAATGGATAAGCCTGCATTGCAGCAGGTATCAGCTGGTGGTAATTCCTTTTCAGGTCATCAATATGCTACATTTCCTGGTCAGGTTAGCATGCCAGATGAAACTCTGGCTTCCAGACAAGACTTTCAAGGGAAAAATATGTTTGGCCCTGCTGCTGGTCAAGGTTTAAACAGTGGAGGTCAAGGTTTAAACAGTGGACTTAACTTGGAAAACTCGCAGCAAGTGAATCCCCAGCAAAGAAATGCATCCGTGCAAGAATTTGGTGGGAGGCAAGAGCTAGCTGGATCTTCAGAAACGTCACAAGAGAAAACACTGATGCAGGTTGCCCCTTCACAGAGTGTCTCTTCACTAGATCCAACTGAAGAAAAGATTTTGTTTGGTTCTGATGACAATCTGTGGGATTCCTTTGGCAAGAGCACAGGGGGCTTAAATATGTTGGATGGTACAGATTATTTTAATGGACTTCCTTCACTGCAAAGTGGGAGTTGGAGTGCTCTTATGCAGTCTGCTGTAGCTGAAACTTCTAGTGCTGATATAGGGCTTCAGGAAGAGTGGAGTGGCCCAACGTTTGGGAACAGTGGACCTCCAGCTGGGACTCAGCAGTCCTTAACCCTTAATGATGGTAGCAAACAGCCAGTCTGGGCTGATAATAACTTGCAGACTGCTTCGACAATGAATTCTAGGCCTTTTCCCCATCCTGATGATGCCAATAGGCCCACTAcaagtacaaatttttttaaagttccaGGAATTCAGCAATCAGGGCCCAAAAATTTACATCAACAGGGTGATGGGTTGCAGAATAGTTCTTCTCATAGAACTATTCCACAGTTTCAGGAAGAAGGAAACAGATGGTTGGATCGTAGCCCTCTACAAAAGCATCTTGCTGAAGGTAGCCATCTTTTTGGAAATGTTGTTCAGTCTTCCGGTGTAGAAATAAATCCCAAGAGTAATTCAGGTTCTTGGACCCATCAGCAAAGCTTATCTTCTTACAATAGTGGTGGCCAGCCACACAATAGACCAAACGGTTGGAACTTTACTGAATCTTTGTCACCTGATAGTGGTGCTTTGAAACATCATGATAATGAAAAATCATCTCAATTGACTCAGGCTAGTGATCATAAGGGGGCTACACATGAGGAAGTTGGTCATGGTGCTGTTATATGGAAGACTGATTCTGTTCCTAATTCATCTGTTGAACTAGAACAGGCTAAATCTGGAGGTAGCCTGCAGGTCTACAGGGAAGATTCAATTCCTAATAGTGTTACTGCAGCACCTAATTTAAGCACTTCAAGGGCCAACCAGGAAAGAAGCCAACAGCTTCAAAACAATCATAATCGTAATTTCTGGAAAGATGTTGATTCTCCAGGAAACTCTATAGGAAGTGAGGTTCTGGGGAAATATCAGCACCATCTCGATAAGAGCCCTCAAATTTTGGAGTCATCAGGAAATAATGGCTTGGATAAGGGAGCAGTTGAAATGCATGAAACGGAGAACtcgagaaaaagagagaactcaAGTGATAGTTTTCGCTCTAACGTGTCTCATCATACTTCCAGTGGTGGTTTGAGAGAGAATGTTTGGTTAGATGCTAGTGATTCCCGAACTGGGGGAAAACAAAAGGTATCTATTCAGGCTAATCGAAAACCTGGAGCTCGCAGATTCCAGTATCATCCAATGGGGGATGTGGATGTTGATGCAGATCCTTTGTATGGCCCAAGAGGTAATGCGAATCCACAGGCCATGGCTCAGCAGGTTTCTCAAGGATTGAGAGCTCAAGAACAGGTGTATATTGGCCAGTCAAGATTTGCTGGTCACACAGATAGAAATTCTATGGAATTGGAGAAG GGCCGTTTACCTGGTTTTCAGGGTGACACAAAAGGCTTAGATGAGATACCTTCGAAAAGTATGCATCCAGGGTATCTTCCTAATTCGTCTGCTCCCTTTGACAAGTCTGTGGGTAATTATTCCCCTAACAAGAGAGCTTCATCAAG TCAAAATATGCTTGAGCTTCTTCACAAGGTGGATCAATCAAATGAACTTGGCATCAGAACACATAATAGCTCTTCTGACCAGTATATGTCTTCTGAGATGCCTGAAGCGGAAACTTCTGATGGATCTGTTGGTCATCTTCAGCAAAATCCATCTTCTGCAACTCAAGGTTTTGGTTTACAGTTAGCCCCTCCATCTCAAAGGTTGCCAATTCCTGACCGTGCCTTGTCTTCCCAGAGCTCCTCACAAACAGTAATTGGTTCAGCTCATGTTGCTTCTGGGACTGGAGATAAGGGTAATGCGTGGTTGTCTTCCGCAGCCTCTGTTCAATCTTTGCCACCTTCCTGTGAATCATCTCAGGGTGAATTTAGGAATAATGTTTCTGGTAGTTTAGGACAACCTAGCAATAAAGCCTCACATTACAATGTTCAGGGAAATTTTTCTTCAGCTTTCACATCTGGTTCTCCTTTCTCAAGAAGTCATCTTCAGGGTCAGCACATGACTGTTGCAAGTGGACAAGTATTGTCGAATCAATCTGTGAACATATCTTTAGATAGGATTGCTTCCCAATCAAAACAGAGAGATGAATCTGGGGAGAGAGCTCAAGCTGTTCAATCTGCACTGGCATCAGCACCAGATGTGTCTACAAGTACTCCACAAAATAACCTTACTTGTTCTACAGAGATGTCCCGGCCTAGTAGTGCAGACCAAACCCATTCAAGAGATCCAGGCCAACAAATCCCGGCTTTGGAAGCCATGCCAGTCTCTCTGCCTTCTGTTACGCCTGGCATGTCTCAACCGGGTGCCTTTTCAAAAATGCAACCTAATGTCTGGAATAGTGTTTCTACCCAGCAACGATTATTAGGTGTTCATCCATCCAAGGcttccacaaatttttttaggaCTCACTTTCAATCAGATAACAATTCTGGATCTCTAAAGCTTGATAGTCAAGATGCCCAGAAACGAGGGAATGGTCCATCCGGATTCGGTGCAAGTTCTATAAATTCTCAAGCCTTTGCTGGGAAAGAGCAGCCTATGAAAGGAAGCCCTGGGCAGCAAGTTTCAGCTGAAAATATTGACCCTGTTGAAAAGGCATCAAGTGTTTCACAGGGGAAGGAATCTGCTGTAAAGCGTGTTTCTGATTCATCTCATTCAAATGCTGCTGCCACCCAAAGAGAAATTGCAGATTTTGGCAGTACTTTAAACCAAAATAATGTTATGAATCAAAATTACTCCTTATTGCATCAAGTACAAGCCATGAAAGGTGCCGAGATCGATCCAAGTAATCGTAGTGTGAAGAGATTTAAAGGTCCAGATGGTGGTGTGGATGTGCAACAGGTAGCACCTAAAGGAGGACAGCAATTATCATATGGATACAATAGCATGACAAGAGATGCATCAGTTGATCATAGTGCAGGTCCATCTGGAGATTCTAAGATGCTAAGCTTTTCAGCCAAGCCAGGGGAAAGTCGGGATATGAATGCATCTTCTCAGGATATGCTTGCATTTAGTCAGAACAATTCTCATAATTTATCCAGTAATAATGCTACTGCTGTTCGAGCTGAGCATTCTCAGATTAGTCCTCAGATGGCACCATCATGGTTTGACCAGTATGGAACCTTTAAAAATGGACAAATGCTGCCAACATATGATGTGCGGAAAAAGGCTTTGGAGCAGCCTTTCATTATTGGAAAGCCATCTGACAGTTTGCTTGCTCATAATTCTGCGGAGCAAGTTAATGCTGCTGCCGATGCTAGTCATCCTGGTAACGTCCAACAAAGTTCTACCTCCACATCAATGGCAAATGATCAGTTCTCATCCCCTCATTTATTGCCTCCTGATGTCCCTGATCAAAGCCTGGTTGTTGTGGGACCCAAGAAACGTAAAACTGCTACATCTGAACTTATACCATGGCATAAGGAACTAACAGAGGGTCCCCAAAGGCTCCAGAATATCAG TTCTACATTTTACAGCACAGCAGAATTAATCTGGGCCCAAGCAGCAAATCGACTGATTGAGAAG gtggaagatgaagcTGAAGTAGTTGAAGATGGACTACAGATGCTTAGGCTGAAAAGAAGGCTTATTTTGACAAAGCAGCTTATGCAGCAACTGCTTCGCCCTCCTCCAGCAGCCTTTCTATCTGCAGATGCTAGCTCACACTATGAGAGTGTGGCTTACTTTGTTGCTAGATCAGCCCTAGGGGATGCATGCAGTGCAACCTTTTGCTCTGGAGGGGATACCCTTGTGCCTCTTGACGGCAGAAACCT CCTGTCCGAGAAGCTTAGAACATCTGGGAGAATTGATGATCGATACTTCGTGAAGGTTGTGGAAGACTTTATTGGCAAAGCGAGGAAGCTGGAAAATGATCTGTTGAG ACTGGAGAATAAAGCCTCAATATTGGACTTGAGAGTGGAATGCCAGGATCTGGAGAAGTTTTCTGTCATCAATCGTTTTGCTAAATTCCATGGCCGGGGGCAAGTTGATGGTGCCGAGACCTCAGCGTCCTCCGATACAGCTACAAATGCCCAGAAACCCCAAAGATATGTTACTGCACTCCCAATGCCTAGGAATCTCCCAGACAGGGTACAATGTCTTTCACTTTGa
- the LOC126702065 gene encoding uncharacterized protein LOC126702065 isoform X2, producing MPGNEVGDRVHNFFGQENLSQAQHHSQAIHGNWPGLNNNLLAGNQRQIGASFISNLKNYNVQQSGESERGDGSQSSRVPHGFNLTQSNLRPEFGRNLSQNQQTTLNGYVQGHHMFQTRQNEANFLGVDTEPDRNNLTSRGISTLESHRGGPELSKKNSSRLEASESPVNFDFFGQQQMSGQQPGMLQSLPRQQPGINEMQLLQQQLMLTQMQELQRQQQLQQLEARQQSSINQVSSLPKQTAPNHSAALINGIPINEASNYPWPPELVAGHPNWLQRGASPVMQGSSTGHMLSPEQGQARHLMGSVPQQVDQSLYGVPVSGTRSTPNQNFHVQMDKPALQQVSAGGNSFSGHQYATFPGQVSMPDETLASRQDFQGKNMFGPAAGQGLNSGGQGLNSGLNLENSQQVNPQQRNASVQEFGGRQELAGSSETSQEKTLMQVAPSQSVSSLDPTEEKILFGSDDNLWDSFGKSTGGLNMLDGTDYFNGLPSLQSGSWSALMQSAVAETSSADIGLQEEWSGPTFGNSGPPAGTQQSLTLNDGSKQPVWADNNLQTASTMNSRPFPHPDDANRPTTSTNFFKVPGIQQSGPKNLHQQGDGLQNSSSHRTIPQFQEEGNRWLDRSPLQKHLAEGSHLFGNVVQSSGVEINPKSNSGSWTHQQSLSSYNSGGQPHNRPNGWNFTESLSPDSGALKHHDNEKSSQLTQASDHKGATHEEVGHGAVIWKTDSVPNSSVELEQAKSGGSLQVYREDSIPNSVTAAPNLSTSRANQERSQQLQNNHNRNFWKDVDSPGNSIGSEVLGKYQHHLDKSPQILESSGNNGLDKGAVEMHETENSRKRENSSDSFRSNVSHHTSSGGLRENVWLDASDSRTGGKQKVSIQANRKPGARRFQYHPMGDVDVDADPLYGPRGNANPQAMAQQVSQGLRAQEQVYIGQSRFAGHTDRNSMELEKGRLPGFQGDTKGLDEIPSKSMHPGYLPNSSAPFDKSVGNYSPNKRASSSQNMLELLHKVDQSNELGIRTHNSSSDQYMSSEMPEAETSDGSVGHLQQNPSSATQGFGLQLAPPSQRLPIPDRALSSQSSSQTVIGSAHVASGTGDKGNAWLSSAASVQSLPPSCESSQGEFRNNVSGSLGQPSNKASHYNVQGNFSSAFTSGSPFSRSHLQGQHMTVASGQVLSNQSVNISLDRIASQSKQRDESGERAQAVQSALASAPDVSTSTPQNNLTCSTEMSRPSSADQTHSRDPGQQIPALEAMPVSLPSVTPGMSQPGAFSKMQPNVWNSVSTQQRLLGVHPSKASTNFFRTHFQSDNNSGSLKLDSQDAQKRGNGPSGFGASSINSQAFAGKEQPMKGSPGQQVSAENIDPVEKASSVSQGKESAVKRVSDSSHSNAAATQREIADFGSTLNQNNVMNQNYSLLHQVQAMKGAEIDPSNRSVKRFKGPDGGVDVQQVAPKGGQQLSYGYNSMTRDASVDHSAGPSGDSKMLSFSAKPGESRDMNASSQDMLAFSQNNSHNLSSNNATAVRAEHSQISPQMAPSWFDQYGTFKNGQMLPTYDVRKKALEQPFIIGKPSDSLLAHNSAEQVNAAADASHPGNVQQSSTSTSMANDQFSSPHLLPPDVPDQSLVVVGPKKRKTATSELIPWHKELTEGPQRLQNISTAELIWAQAANRLIEKVEDEAEVVEDGLQMLRLKRRLILTKQLMQQLLRPPPAAFLSADASSHYESVAYFVARSALGDACSATFCSGGDTLVPLDGRNLLSEKLRTSGRIDDRYFVKVVEDFIGKARKLENDLLRLENKASILDLRVECQDLEKFSVINRFAKFHGRGQVDGAETSASSDTATNAQKPQRYVTALPMPRNLPDRVQCLSL from the exons ATGCCTGGCAACGAAGTTGGAGACAGGGTCCACAATTTCTTTGGCCAAGAGAACTTGTCGCAGGCCCAGCATCATTCACAGGCTATTCATGGGAACTGGCCTGGGTTAAATAACAATCTGTTGGCCGGAAACCAAAGACAGATTGGTGCGTCTTTTATTTCCAATTTAAAGAATTACAATGTACAGCAATCAG GAGAGTCTGAGAGGGGAGATGGAAGTCAGTCTTCACGAGTGCCACATGGTTTCAACTTAACACAATCAAATCTGAGGCCTGAGTTTGGAAGAAATTTGTCTCAGAACCAACAGACAACTTTGAATGGCTATGTGCAAGGGCATCATATGTTCCAGACAAGGCAGAATGAAGCGAACTTTTTGGGAGTGGATACAGAACCTGATCGGAATAATTTGACATCAAGAGGCATATCTACTCTTGAGTCACATCGGGGGGGTCCTGAGCTTAGCAAGAAAAATTCATCAAGGCTGGAAGCTTCTGAATCTCCagttaattttgatttttttggccAACAGCAAATGAGTGGCCAGCAGCCTGGCATGCTGCAATCTTTGCCAAGGCAGCAGCCGGGGATCAATGAAATGCAGCTACTACAGCAACAATTAATGCTCACACAAATGCAAGAACTTCAGAGGCAGCAACAACTTCAGCAACTAGAGGCAAGGCAGCAGAGTTCTATAAATCAGGTTTCCTCTCTCCCAAAACAGACAGCTCCCAACCATTCAGCAGCCCTAATCAATGGTATTCCTATAAACGAGGCATCTAATTATCCATGGCCACCGGAGCTTGTGGCTGGTCACCCAAACTGGCTGCAGCGTGGTGCATCTCCAGTTATGCAAGGATCTTCTACTGGACATATGTTATCCCCTGAGCAAGGCCAGGCACGACATCTGATGGGATCTGTTCCTCAACAGGTTGATCAATCTCTTTATGGGGTTCCCGTTTCTGGCACAAGAAGCActccaaatcaaaattttcatgttcAAATGGATAAGCCTGCATTGCAGCAGGTATCAGCTGGTGGTAATTCCTTTTCAGGTCATCAATATGCTACATTTCCTGGTCAGGTTAGCATGCCAGATGAAACTCTGGCTTCCAGACAAGACTTTCAAGGGAAAAATATGTTTGGCCCTGCTGCTGGTCAAGGTTTAAACAGTGGAGGTCAAGGTTTAAACAGTGGACTTAACTTGGAAAACTCGCAGCAAGTGAATCCCCAGCAAAGAAATGCATCCGTGCAAGAATTTGGTGGGAGGCAAGAGCTAGCTGGATCTTCAGAAACGTCACAAGAGAAAACACTGATGCAGGTTGCCCCTTCACAGAGTGTCTCTTCACTAGATCCAACTGAAGAAAAGATTTTGTTTGGTTCTGATGACAATCTGTGGGATTCCTTTGGCAAGAGCACAGGGGGCTTAAATATGTTGGATGGTACAGATTATTTTAATGGACTTCCTTCACTGCAAAGTGGGAGTTGGAGTGCTCTTATGCAGTCTGCTGTAGCTGAAACTTCTAGTGCTGATATAGGGCTTCAGGAAGAGTGGAGTGGCCCAACGTTTGGGAACAGTGGACCTCCAGCTGGGACTCAGCAGTCCTTAACCCTTAATGATGGTAGCAAACAGCCAGTCTGGGCTGATAATAACTTGCAGACTGCTTCGACAATGAATTCTAGGCCTTTTCCCCATCCTGATGATGCCAATAGGCCCACTAcaagtacaaatttttttaaagttccaGGAATTCAGCAATCAGGGCCCAAAAATTTACATCAACAGGGTGATGGGTTGCAGAATAGTTCTTCTCATAGAACTATTCCACAGTTTCAGGAAGAAGGAAACAGATGGTTGGATCGTAGCCCTCTACAAAAGCATCTTGCTGAAGGTAGCCATCTTTTTGGAAATGTTGTTCAGTCTTCCGGTGTAGAAATAAATCCCAAGAGTAATTCAGGTTCTTGGACCCATCAGCAAAGCTTATCTTCTTACAATAGTGGTGGCCAGCCACACAATAGACCAAACGGTTGGAACTTTACTGAATCTTTGTCACCTGATAGTGGTGCTTTGAAACATCATGATAATGAAAAATCATCTCAATTGACTCAGGCTAGTGATCATAAGGGGGCTACACATGAGGAAGTTGGTCATGGTGCTGTTATATGGAAGACTGATTCTGTTCCTAATTCATCTGTTGAACTAGAACAGGCTAAATCTGGAGGTAGCCTGCAGGTCTACAGGGAAGATTCAATTCCTAATAGTGTTACTGCAGCACCTAATTTAAGCACTTCAAGGGCCAACCAGGAAAGAAGCCAACAGCTTCAAAACAATCATAATCGTAATTTCTGGAAAGATGTTGATTCTCCAGGAAACTCTATAGGAAGTGAGGTTCTGGGGAAATATCAGCACCATCTCGATAAGAGCCCTCAAATTTTGGAGTCATCAGGAAATAATGGCTTGGATAAGGGAGCAGTTGAAATGCATGAAACGGAGAACtcgagaaaaagagagaactcaAGTGATAGTTTTCGCTCTAACGTGTCTCATCATACTTCCAGTGGTGGTTTGAGAGAGAATGTTTGGTTAGATGCTAGTGATTCCCGAACTGGGGGAAAACAAAAGGTATCTATTCAGGCTAATCGAAAACCTGGAGCTCGCAGATTCCAGTATCATCCAATGGGGGATGTGGATGTTGATGCAGATCCTTTGTATGGCCCAAGAGGTAATGCGAATCCACAGGCCATGGCTCAGCAGGTTTCTCAAGGATTGAGAGCTCAAGAACAGGTGTATATTGGCCAGTCAAGATTTGCTGGTCACACAGATAGAAATTCTATGGAATTGGAGAAG GGCCGTTTACCTGGTTTTCAGGGTGACACAAAAGGCTTAGATGAGATACCTTCGAAAAGTATGCATCCAGGGTATCTTCCTAATTCGTCTGCTCCCTTTGACAAGTCTGTGGGTAATTATTCCCCTAACAAGAGAGCTTCATCAAG TCAAAATATGCTTGAGCTTCTTCACAAGGTGGATCAATCAAATGAACTTGGCATCAGAACACATAATAGCTCTTCTGACCAGTATATGTCTTCTGAGATGCCTGAAGCGGAAACTTCTGATGGATCTGTTGGTCATCTTCAGCAAAATCCATCTTCTGCAACTCAAGGTTTTGGTTTACAGTTAGCCCCTCCATCTCAAAGGTTGCCAATTCCTGACCGTGCCTTGTCTTCCCAGAGCTCCTCACAAACAGTAATTGGTTCAGCTCATGTTGCTTCTGGGACTGGAGATAAGGGTAATGCGTGGTTGTCTTCCGCAGCCTCTGTTCAATCTTTGCCACCTTCCTGTGAATCATCTCAGGGTGAATTTAGGAATAATGTTTCTGGTAGTTTAGGACAACCTAGCAATAAAGCCTCACATTACAATGTTCAGGGAAATTTTTCTTCAGCTTTCACATCTGGTTCTCCTTTCTCAAGAAGTCATCTTCAGGGTCAGCACATGACTGTTGCAAGTGGACAAGTATTGTCGAATCAATCTGTGAACATATCTTTAGATAGGATTGCTTCCCAATCAAAACAGAGAGATGAATCTGGGGAGAGAGCTCAAGCTGTTCAATCTGCACTGGCATCAGCACCAGATGTGTCTACAAGTACTCCACAAAATAACCTTACTTGTTCTACAGAGATGTCCCGGCCTAGTAGTGCAGACCAAACCCATTCAAGAGATCCAGGCCAACAAATCCCGGCTTTGGAAGCCATGCCAGTCTCTCTGCCTTCTGTTACGCCTGGCATGTCTCAACCGGGTGCCTTTTCAAAAATGCAACCTAATGTCTGGAATAGTGTTTCTACCCAGCAACGATTATTAGGTGTTCATCCATCCAAGGcttccacaaatttttttaggaCTCACTTTCAATCAGATAACAATTCTGGATCTCTAAAGCTTGATAGTCAAGATGCCCAGAAACGAGGGAATGGTCCATCCGGATTCGGTGCAAGTTCTATAAATTCTCAAGCCTTTGCTGGGAAAGAGCAGCCTATGAAAGGAAGCCCTGGGCAGCAAGTTTCAGCTGAAAATATTGACCCTGTTGAAAAGGCATCAAGTGTTTCACAGGGGAAGGAATCTGCTGTAAAGCGTGTTTCTGATTCATCTCATTCAAATGCTGCTGCCACCCAAAGAGAAATTGCAGATTTTGGCAGTACTTTAAACCAAAATAATGTTATGAATCAAAATTACTCCTTATTGCATCAAGTACAAGCCATGAAAGGTGCCGAGATCGATCCAAGTAATCGTAGTGTGAAGAGATTTAAAGGTCCAGATGGTGGTGTGGATGTGCAACAGGTAGCACCTAAAGGAGGACAGCAATTATCATATGGATACAATAGCATGACAAGAGATGCATCAGTTGATCATAGTGCAGGTCCATCTGGAGATTCTAAGATGCTAAGCTTTTCAGCCAAGCCAGGGGAAAGTCGGGATATGAATGCATCTTCTCAGGATATGCTTGCATTTAGTCAGAACAATTCTCATAATTTATCCAGTAATAATGCTACTGCTGTTCGAGCTGAGCATTCTCAGATTAGTCCTCAGATGGCACCATCATGGTTTGACCAGTATGGAACCTTTAAAAATGGACAAATGCTGCCAACATATGATGTGCGGAAAAAGGCTTTGGAGCAGCCTTTCATTATTGGAAAGCCATCTGACAGTTTGCTTGCTCATAATTCTGCGGAGCAAGTTAATGCTGCTGCCGATGCTAGTCATCCTGGTAACGTCCAACAAAGTTCTACCTCCACATCAATGGCAAATGATCAGTTCTCATCCCCTCATTTATTGCCTCCTGATGTCCCTGATCAAAGCCTGGTTGTTGTGGGACCCAAGAAACGTAAAACTGCTACATCTGAACTTATACCATGGCATAAGGAACTAACAGAGGGTCCCCAAAGGCTCCAGAATATCAG CACAGCAGAATTAATCTGGGCCCAAGCAGCAAATCGACTGATTGAGAAG gtggaagatgaagcTGAAGTAGTTGAAGATGGACTACAGATGCTTAGGCTGAAAAGAAGGCTTATTTTGACAAAGCAGCTTATGCAGCAACTGCTTCGCCCTCCTCCAGCAGCCTTTCTATCTGCAGATGCTAGCTCACACTATGAGAGTGTGGCTTACTTTGTTGCTAGATCAGCCCTAGGGGATGCATGCAGTGCAACCTTTTGCTCTGGAGGGGATACCCTTGTGCCTCTTGACGGCAGAAACCT CCTGTCCGAGAAGCTTAGAACATCTGGGAGAATTGATGATCGATACTTCGTGAAGGTTGTGGAAGACTTTATTGGCAAAGCGAGGAAGCTGGAAAATGATCTGTTGAG ACTGGAGAATAAAGCCTCAATATTGGACTTGAGAGTGGAATGCCAGGATCTGGAGAAGTTTTCTGTCATCAATCGTTTTGCTAAATTCCATGGCCGGGGGCAAGTTGATGGTGCCGAGACCTCAGCGTCCTCCGATACAGCTACAAATGCCCAGAAACCCCAAAGATATGTTACTGCACTCCCAATGCCTAGGAATCTCCCAGACAGGGTACAATGTCTTTCACTTTGa